The window AGGTTAAGCGTCAATTTTCTTTCCGTTTACTTCGGTGGAAGTTCTGGTAATTAATTCCGGTGTATAAATGGTTTGGGAGATAGCCTTGTCCGGTTTGTTCATCCGCTCAATAAGGTTTTGAGTGGCAAAAAAGCCCATATCTCTCATAGGCTGACGAATGGTGGAAAGGCCCATATATTCAGCCAGTTCAATATCATCGTAGCCGATTATGGGAATTTGTTTGCCGGTATCCTGCATGGCTTTGAGTGCTCCCACGGCCTGAATATCTGAGGCACAAAAACAGGCTTCCGGCATCGGATCCATAGTCAGAATTTTAATCATAGCCTCATAGCCGGCCCGTTCGGTAAACCCGTCCCGGTACATGGTATCACCGGTAATTACCAGGTTTTTGTCAAAGGCTATTCCAAATTCGCTCAAGGCTTTTTTATAACCCAAAATTCGATCCTGGATGGGCTTGGACGTCTCCAGTGCAGAAAGCATGGCCACCCGTTGGTATCCATTTTTAAACAAGCTTTTTGCAGCCCTGTAAGCACCCTGGGCGTTATCAACACTCACAGAATCAAATCCTTCGTAGTGTTCATCCACAAGGGTTATGGGGACATTATACTTCTGGAGTTTGCTCCAGTCTTTATCGTTCAGGTGAATGGAAATGAAGAGATATCCTTCTGCCCACCTGCGTTTAAGAACGTGCTCTACCTGCTCCTGAATATCTTTATTCGGGGAAATATTGAAGATGCTAAGCTCGTAATTTTCTTCGCTCAGCTTATCCTGTATCCCTCCCAGTACTTCCATAAAGAAATAGTTCGAGATAACGGGTACTACAATCATCACCGTATTATTCTTACGGCTGGCGAGTCCCTGTGCAAATGCCTGCGGGTGATACCCCATTTCGTCTGCCACAGCCAGAACTTTCTTTTTGGCTTTGTCAGACACGTTGGCGCTGTTATTGAATACACGGGAAACCGTGGCAATACTTACACCTGCTTTTTTGGCGATATCGTATATAGTTGCTGGCAAATCGAGTGTGTTATTGAGAAAAACGCAGGCACCGGTCAAAGTACCTGCGAATAAAGACTTATTATCGAGTAATCAATCTACTTGATTAACATCATTTTCTTGTTCTGGGTAAATGTACCTGCCTCAATTCGGTAGAGATACATTCCAGATGCAAGTTTAGACGCATCGAACTGAACAGTATGCTGTCCGGCTGTCATGCGGCCATTTACTAATTGAGCTACTTGCTGTCCAAGAATATTGTAAACCGTCAACGTAACCTGAGTTGCAGATGGCAACGTGAAGTTAATGTTTGTTGTCGGGTTAAATGGATTTGGATAG of the Gracilimonas sediminicola genome contains:
- a CDS encoding LacI family DNA-binding transcriptional regulator, whose protein sequence is MPATIYDIAKKAGVSIATVSRVFNNSANVSDKAKKKVLAVADEMGYHPQAFAQGLASRKNNTVMIVVPVISNYFFMEVLGGIQDKLSEENYELSIFNISPNKDIQEQVEHVLKRRWAEGYLFISIHLNDKDWSKLQKYNVPITLVDEHYEGFDSVSVDNAQGAYRAAKSLFKNGYQRVAMLSALETSKPIQDRILGYKKALSEFGIAFDKNLVITGDTMYRDGFTERAGYEAMIKILTMDPMPEACFCASDIQAVGALKAMQDTGKQIPIIGYDDIELAEYMGLSTIRQPMRDMGFFATQNLIERMNKPDKAISQTIYTPELITRTSTEVNGKKIDA